Proteins found in one Enterococcus sp. 9D6_DIV0238 genomic segment:
- the ygeW gene encoding knotted carbamoyltransferase YgeW, with protein METFNEYIAKLDKLEFDKMYENDFFLTWEKTRDELEAVFTVADTLRYLRENNISTKIFDSGLGISLFRDNSTRTRFSFASACNLLGLEVQDLDEGKSQISHGETVRETANMISFMADIIGIRDDMYIGKGNAYMHEVSESVQEGHKDGVLEQRPTLVNLQCDIDHPTQAMADALHLIHEFGGVENLKGKKIAMTWAYSPSYGKPLSVPQGIVGLMTRLGMDVVLAHPEGYEIMPEVEEVAKKNAAESGGSFTKTNSMAEAFKDADVVYPKSWAPFAAMEKRTQLYGEGDQAGIDALEKELLADNSNHKDWECTEELMKTTKDGKALYMHCLPADITGVSCEEGEVAASVFDRYRVPLYKEASYKPYIIAAMIFLSKVKSPQQTLKELEQKATPREVK; from the coding sequence ATGGAAACTTTTAACGAATATATTGCAAAATTGGACAAATTAGAATTTGATAAAATGTACGAAAATGACTTTTTCTTAACTTGGGAAAAAACACGTGATGAACTAGAAGCGGTCTTTACAGTAGCAGATACGCTACGTTATTTACGCGAAAACAATATCTCTACGAAAATTTTCGATAGCGGATTAGGAATTTCTTTATTCCGTGACAACTCAACGAGAACTCGTTTTAGTTTTGCATCTGCTTGTAACCTTTTAGGATTAGAAGTTCAAGATTTAGATGAAGGAAAAAGTCAAATTTCTCATGGTGAAACGGTTCGTGAAACAGCAAACATGATTTCATTTATGGCAGATATCATTGGGATTCGGGATGATATGTATATCGGTAAAGGAAATGCCTATATGCATGAAGTATCTGAATCTGTTCAAGAAGGACATAAGGATGGCGTATTAGAACAACGTCCGACATTAGTCAATTTACAATGTGATATCGATCATCCGACACAAGCGATGGCAGACGCACTTCATTTGATTCACGAATTTGGTGGCGTTGAAAACCTTAAAGGCAAGAAAATCGCTATGACTTGGGCTTATTCTCCATCTTACGGCAAACCATTATCAGTTCCTCAAGGAATCGTTGGTTTGATGACGCGTTTAGGGATGGATGTTGTTTTAGCTCATCCAGAGGGCTATGAGATCATGCCGGAAGTAGAAGAAGTAGCGAAGAAAAATGCTGCTGAATCAGGCGGTTCATTTACGAAAACAAACAGCATGGCAGAAGCGTTCAAAGATGCTGATGTTGTTTATCCTAAGAGCTGGGCACCATTTGCAGCGATGGAAAAACGCACACAATTATACGGTGAAGGCGATCAAGCTGGGATCGATGCGCTAGAAAAAGAATTATTAGCAGATAATTCCAACCATAAAGATTGGGAATGTACGGAAGAATTGATGAAAACGACAAAAGACGGCAAAGCATTATATATGCACTGCTTGCCTGCTGATATCACTGGCGTTAGCTGTGAAGAAGGAGAAGTAGCTGCCTCTGTCTTTGATCGTTACCGTGTTCCTCTATACAAAGAAGCTAGCTACAAACCATATATCATTGCGGCAATGATCTTCTTAAGTAAAGTGAAGAGCCCGCAACAAACATTGAAAGAGCTTGAACAAAAAGCGACACCGAGAGAAGTAAAATAA
- the arcC gene encoding carbamate kinase, with translation MVKRVVVALGGNALGDNLTEQMTAVKETSKAIADLIEAGYEVILSHGNGPQVGMIQLAMEELSLSNPEKYPTVPLSVCVAMSQSYIGYDLQNALREELLSRDITQPVVTVITQVGVDPKDPAFERPAKPIGRFMSKEEADQLVKEKHVTVVEDSGRGYRQVVASPKPKEIIEVETITSLIKSGQTVIACGGGGIPVVKEGNHLSGVPAVIDKDFCSELLAELVDADLLIILTAVEKVCVDFGKPTQKELTNVTIDEMKQHAKDGQFAPGSMLPKVEAAIQFAESKPGRKTLITLLEKAKDGILGKTGTTIQQ, from the coding sequence ATGGTAAAACGAGTAGTCGTTGCCCTTGGCGGAAATGCCTTAGGGGATAATTTAACAGAACAAATGACCGCAGTCAAAGAAACATCAAAAGCAATCGCGGATTTGATCGAAGCAGGATATGAAGTGATTTTATCACATGGGAACGGTCCTCAAGTTGGGATGATTCAATTAGCGATGGAAGAACTTTCCTTAAGCAATCCTGAAAAATACCCAACAGTTCCATTATCGGTCTGCGTAGCCATGAGTCAAAGCTATATTGGGTATGATTTACAAAATGCTCTTCGGGAAGAATTGCTAAGCCGTGATATCACACAGCCTGTAGTAACGGTGATCACTCAAGTCGGTGTAGATCCAAAAGATCCAGCTTTTGAGCGTCCAGCAAAACCGATCGGACGTTTTATGTCTAAAGAAGAAGCCGATCAATTAGTGAAAGAGAAACACGTAACAGTCGTTGAAGATTCAGGTAGAGGCTATCGCCAAGTCGTTGCTTCACCAAAACCAAAAGAAATCATTGAAGTTGAAACGATCACATCATTGATCAAGTCTGGCCAAACAGTGATTGCTTGTGGCGGCGGTGGAATTCCAGTCGTTAAGGAAGGCAATCATTTGAGCGGTGTTCCAGCAGTGATCGATAAAGACTTTTGTAGTGAATTACTAGCAGAATTGGTAGATGCTGATTTATTGATCATTTTGACAGCTGTTGAAAAAGTATGTGTCGATTTTGGTAAACCAACACAAAAAGAATTAACGAATGTTACGATCGATGAAATGAAACAACATGCCAAAGATGGTCAGTTTGCGCCTGGATCGATGTTGCCGAAAGTTGAAGCAGCGATTCAATTTGCAGAATCAAAACCAGGACGTAAAACGTTGATCACTCTTTTAGAAAAAGCGAAAGATGGGATTCTTGGTAAGACAGGAACAACCATTCAACAATAA
- a CDS encoding RidA family protein: protein MTNKMINSANAPAAVGPYSHSVFAGQTQYISGQLGLDPVSGEMKETVEQQAEQALTNLGAILKEAGMTYDHVVKTTVFLKNMSDFAKINDIYGKYFSNTLPARSCVEVCELPKNGLFEVEAIAVKN from the coding sequence ATGACAAATAAAATGATCAATTCAGCAAATGCACCAGCAGCAGTAGGACCGTATTCACATTCTGTATTCGCAGGACAGACACAATACATTTCCGGACAGTTAGGACTTGATCCTGTAAGTGGTGAAATGAAGGAAACAGTTGAACAACAGGCAGAACAAGCACTAACGAATCTAGGAGCTATTCTTAAAGAAGCAGGTATGACCTATGACCATGTGGTAAAAACAACGGTCTTTTTAAAGAATATGTCAGATTTTGCTAAAATAAATGACATTTATGGAAAATACTTCTCAAACACTCTTCCTGCTCGTTCGTGTGTAGAAGTATGTGAGTTACCAAAGAACGGACTTTTTGAAGTAGAAGCAATCGCAGTCAAAAATTGA
- a CDS encoding nucleobase:cation symporter-2 family protein, with amino-acid sequence MSEKEEKALFEYDAKLSIKEAVPMGLQHVVAAVVGIVTPGIMIAKVCNLDSGDTTIMIQTSLIFSAIATLIQLFPIFGKVGSRLPVMMGASFAYVPILMAIGGDFGIAAIFGSQLVGSILVILVGLSIKKIRILFPPLVTGTVILSIGLSLFPVAIKYMAGGAGSPDFGSAQNWLVALLTFAVVFYFNYFSKGFLKLSSILNGMIIGYIVSLVLGMVDFGPVQEASVFQVITPLYFGLDFQLVPILTLVVMFIVDAVQAIGQFTATTVGAMDREPTDKELSGGIMGSGFSNFIGSFFGSVPVATFGQNVGLVTVTRVINKYVMVFASVILLVAGFVPKVASILTTIPYAVIGGATISVFASISMTGIRMISSQELTPRNTGVVGIALAFGIGVTLSVGSLSGFPPWVTTIFGNSEVILTTIVAVLLNVLLKEEKEVALE; translated from the coding sequence ATGAGTGAAAAGGAAGAAAAGGCATTGTTCGAATACGATGCCAAGTTATCGATCAAAGAAGCTGTTCCGATGGGCTTACAACACGTCGTAGCAGCAGTCGTTGGGATCGTTACACCAGGGATCATGATTGCCAAAGTTTGTAATCTGGATTCCGGTGATACAACGATCATGATTCAGACATCGCTGATTTTTTCAGCAATTGCTACGTTGATCCAGCTATTTCCGATTTTTGGGAAGGTTGGTTCTAGACTGCCTGTGATGATGGGAGCGAGTTTTGCTTATGTACCGATTCTAATGGCTATTGGGGGAGATTTCGGTATTGCCGCAATATTTGGGTCACAGTTAGTCGGCAGTATCTTGGTTATTTTAGTTGGTTTATCGATTAAAAAAATTCGGATATTGTTTCCTCCGCTAGTTACTGGTACAGTTATATTGAGTATTGGATTATCTCTATTTCCAGTAGCGATCAAGTATATGGCCGGTGGTGCCGGCAGTCCTGATTTTGGTTCTGCTCAAAACTGGCTGGTGGCGTTACTGACATTTGCAGTAGTCTTTTATTTTAATTATTTTTCTAAAGGGTTTCTAAAATTGTCGTCCATTTTAAACGGAATGATCATTGGTTATATCGTATCGTTAGTTTTAGGGATGGTCGATTTTGGCCCTGTACAAGAAGCATCAGTGTTTCAGGTGATCACACCGCTTTATTTTGGGCTTGATTTTCAACTCGTTCCAATTTTGACTTTAGTGGTCATGTTTATTGTCGATGCCGTGCAGGCGATCGGTCAGTTTACAGCTACGACTGTTGGTGCAATGGATCGCGAGCCAACGGATAAAGAGCTTTCCGGTGGAATTATGGGAAGCGGTTTCTCAAACTTTATCGGCAGCTTTTTCGGTTCAGTTCCAGTCGCTACTTTTGGTCAAAATGTTGGGTTAGTAACTGTAACAAGAGTGATCAATAAATATGTGATGGTTTTTGCTTCTGTCATTCTGTTGGTCGCAGGATTTGTTCCAAAAGTCGCTTCGATCTTGACAACGATTCCTTATGCTGTGATCGGCGGGGCAACGATTTCTGTTTTCGCTTCGATCTCAATGACAGGTATTCGGATGATTTCCTCTCAAGAATTAACACCAAGAAATACAGGTGTCGTTGGAATTGCCTTAGCTTTTGGGATAGGTGTGACATTATCTGTTGGTAGCTTGAGCGGATTTCCACCTTGGGTGACAACGATTTTTGGCAACTCAGAAGTTATTTTAACAACGATCGTTGCAGTGCTCTTGAATGTGCTTTTGAAAGAAGAAAAAGAAGTAGCGCTTGAGTAA
- a CDS encoding nucleoside-triphosphatase has translation MRHFFLQGDKFIGKSTMLQKILQELAIPVGGFYVERRWDALGNITGFELRAAMDLSSSVKVSQSNEDHYFIYTENGKRYHNLAVFEEFGCELLRKARRSEQVILLDEIGGIELLSDKFTKELLTTIQRSKKILGVFKSEKNYQNQKQHTLEKLEISHQRELLKQEIIKANGKIMSLTQENQDSLEAKLRLFLKE, from the coding sequence ATGAGACATTTTTTTCTACAGGGTGATAAATTTATCGGGAAATCGACGATGCTGCAAAAAATATTACAAGAACTGGCGATTCCAGTCGGCGGGTTCTATGTCGAGCGAAGGTGGGATGCACTGGGAAACATTACTGGTTTTGAACTAAGGGCAGCAATGGACTTATCTTCGTCTGTAAAAGTTTCTCAAAGCAATGAGGATCATTATTTTATTTATACTGAAAATGGAAAACGTTATCATAATCTAGCGGTTTTTGAAGAATTTGGCTGTGAATTGCTTCGTAAAGCGAGACGATCAGAGCAAGTCATACTTTTAGATGAAATCGGTGGAATAGAGCTCTTGTCAGACAAATTCACTAAAGAGTTGCTGACAACGATTCAACGATCAAAAAAAATTCTAGGGGTATTTAAGTCTGAAAAAAATTATCAAAACCAAAAGCAGCATACTCTAGAGAAACTTGAAATCAGTCATCAACGAGAATTATTAAAACAAGAAATTATTAAAGCTAATGGAAAAATCATGTCATTGACGCAAGAGAATCAAGACTCGCTAGAAGCTAAGCTACGTCTTTTTTTGAAAGAGTAA
- a CDS encoding winged helix-turn-helix domain-containing protein, whose protein sequence is MEEKEKFNYTLNLKLRTNRIFFGPGVVELLQRISQTGSLNTAAKQMKMSYNKAWRMIQKAEEELGYPLVHKSVGGNNGGGSVVTREGKRLTAKFLLFQKKTYHITNQYFNEIFSEDLEKLEEKA, encoded by the coding sequence ATGGAGGAAAAAGAAAAATTCAATTACACACTTAATTTGAAGTTGCGTACGAATCGGATATTTTTTGGCCCAGGCGTTGTAGAGTTGCTCCAGAGGATCTCTCAAACCGGCTCTTTGAATACCGCAGCCAAACAGATGAAAATGTCATACAACAAAGCTTGGCGAATGATTCAAAAAGCGGAAGAGGAATTAGGCTATCCATTGGTGCATAAAAGTGTCGGAGGAAATAATGGCGGAGGGTCTGTAGTAACAAGAGAAGGAAAACGCTTGACTGCCAAATTTTTACTTTTTCAAAAAAAGACCTATCATATCACGAATCAATACTTTAATGAAATATTCAGTGAGGATTTAGAAAAGTTGGAGGAAAAAGCATGA
- a CDS encoding XdhC family protein, translated as MKEIFDRLSQAIKNKNDTVLVSVIASSGSTPRGEGARMLIDKNGRVAGTIGGGAVEFRSEQLAKEVLKTKAAKIETFILAPNDVADLGMVCGGNVEVLFQFIDCQEPSVSVICQKFNQHYQENRPCWLISEIGEQPSNHLTFYSRETGFYNEESKELQKLMFKQGMTIVSDSDKRFLVESLINTGKVYIFGGGHVAQALVPVLKTLDFYCVILDDRPELLTKEYFPEADQCVVLDLKNIMDKVEITEEDYVVVMTRGHQFDFEVSKQVLKTNAYYIGVMGSKHKIAIQIKRLKECGFETEEIDRINMPIGLKIKAETPAELAISVAGELIIKRAER; from the coding sequence ATGAAGGAGATTTTTGACCGATTGTCTCAGGCAATCAAGAATAAAAATGATACTGTTTTAGTTTCAGTCATTGCAAGTTCTGGTTCAACACCACGAGGAGAAGGGGCACGAATGCTGATCGATAAAAACGGGCGGGTTGCAGGAACAATCGGCGGCGGTGCTGTTGAATTCCGTTCGGAACAGCTGGCAAAGGAAGTACTGAAAACGAAAGCAGCAAAAATTGAGACGTTTATTTTAGCGCCGAACGATGTTGCAGACTTAGGCATGGTTTGCGGCGGCAATGTAGAAGTACTTTTTCAATTTATTGATTGCCAGGAACCAAGTGTTAGTGTCATTTGTCAGAAGTTTAACCAGCACTACCAAGAGAATCGACCGTGTTGGCTGATTTCTGAAATAGGTGAACAACCGTCGAATCATTTAACTTTTTATAGTCGTGAAACTGGATTTTATAATGAGGAATCGAAAGAACTTCAGAAGCTTATGTTTAAACAAGGAATGACGATTGTTTCTGATTCAGACAAGCGATTTTTAGTTGAATCTCTTATAAACACTGGGAAAGTATATATATTCGGCGGTGGACATGTTGCACAAGCGTTGGTTCCTGTACTGAAAACATTAGACTTCTACTGTGTTATACTGGATGATCGCCCCGAATTATTAACAAAAGAATATTTTCCGGAAGCAGACCAATGTGTTGTACTCGATCTAAAAAATATCATGGATAAGGTCGAGATCACCGAAGAAGATTATGTTGTTGTTATGACAAGAGGGCATCAATTCGATTTTGAAGTGTCGAAGCAAGTTTTGAAGACAAACGCATACTATATCGGTGTGATGGGAAGTAAGCATAAAATAGCAATACAGATCAAACGGTTGAAAGAATGTGGATTCGAGACTGAGGAGATCGATCGGATCAATATGCCGATCGGCTTAAAAATAAAAGCAGAAACACCGGCAGAGCTTGCAATAAGTGTTGCTGGAGAGTTGATCATCAAGCGGGCAGAAAGATAA